One Magnolia sinica isolate HGM2019 unplaced genomic scaffold, MsV1 ctg349, whole genome shotgun sequence DNA window includes the following coding sequences:
- the LOC131236273 gene encoding probable LRR receptor-like serine/threonine-protein kinase At3g47570 — MESSSHIRPRVFWSFILLHAIFLNSSSLSESTNETDRLALLAFKDSISEDPNGILSSWNHSLHFCRWMGVSCSRRHHQRVTILNLTGHSLVGHLSPHIGNLSFLRRINLSKNKFQGEIPQEIGRLFRLQVLNLTKNSLQGEIPSNLSHCSELLTIHMKWNQLVGKIPAELGSLSKLIYLAVAFNNLKGSIPPSFGNLSSLNFLDLGINNFEGQIPNQLGHLASVAFIEIGGNQFSGTIPSSIYNLSSLQLFGVANNRLRGSISPNLGLAFPRLRWLLLGENQFTGAIPISLSNATSLRLADFSANSFSGSVPVNLGSLSDLDRFNVESNQLGSREGDDLRFLTSLTNCTSLKIIGAGSNNLYGELPGSIANLSTQLTILSLGENKIFGIIPKGIENLINLYALALGVNSLEGTLPDAIGELNKLQVLSLSVNKFSGRIPPSIGNITRLSRLYLLGNDFHGSIPSSFGNWGFMESLIISQNKFNGTILKQVGAAKIDMSGNSFTGSLRLEVDNLENIREMDVSENKLSGEIPDTLGKCQSMELLYMHGNLFQGTIPESLKNLKGITVLDLSRNNLSGQIPKYFEEFHFLEYLNLSFNNFEGEVPKGGIFRNASAISVDGNRKLCGGIPELQLPGCPKQASKNRGKPLSPRVKFTVITVVLSSFLLSSIIAALYWRRNSSKRASSPSSTENQLLQVSYADLLQATDGFSSANLVGVGSFGSVYKGVLECFETLVAVKVLNLLQQGAFKSFAAECEAFRNIRHRNLVKILTVCSSIDFNGNDFKALVFEYLPNGSLEKWLHPNVDEQLQLRNLNLTQRLNIAIDVALALDYLHHHSQTPIVHRDLKPSNVLLDDDMVAHVGDFGLSRFLNEAAESFSQNQTSTFGIKGSIGYIPPEYGMGGKASTHGDVYSYGIFLLEMITGKRPTDDMFKDNQSLHHFAKSAFPKQVMEIIDPTLLLENAEATQDSENHNNLRNRMHDCLVSLVSVGVLCSAESPKERMEMKDIVMELHATKDLYLKVGIHRQRQNRPLLLGEGSSHLSNY, encoded by the exons ATGGAGTCCTCCTCACATATCAGGcctagggtattttggtcatttatcCTACTCCATGCAATCTTCCTCAACTCCTCTTCACTGTCGGAGTCTACAAATGAGACCGATCGACTCGCATTGCTCGCATTCAAAGATAGTATTTCCGAAGATCCTAACGGTATCTTGAGCTCATGGAACCATTCTCTCCATTTCTGCCGATGGATGGGAGTCAGCTGCAGTCGCCGCCATCATCAAAGGGTCACTATCTTGAATCTCACGGGCCACAGCTTGGTGGGCCACTTATCACCTCAcatcggaaatctctctttcctAAGAAGAATCAATCTCTCCAAAAACAAATTCCAAGGCGAAATCCCTCAAGAAATCGGCCGTCTGTTCCGTCTTCAGGTTCTCAACCTGACTAAAAATTCACTACAAGGAGAAATTCCATCCAATCTAAGCCACTGCTCAGAACTCCTAACCATTCACATGAAGTGGAATCAGCTCGTTGGAAAAATTCCCGCCGAGCTTGGTTCTTTGTCAAAGCTCATTTATCTTGCTGTCGCTTTCAATAATCTCAAAGGAAGCATTCCACCTTCGTTTGGGAACCTTTCCTCTCTCAATTTCCTTGATCTAGGAATTAACAATTTTGAAGGGCAAATTCCAAACCAGCTTGGTCATTTGGCAAGCGTGGCCTTTATTGAAATAGGTGGAAATCAGTTCTCAGGTACGATTCCATCATCGATTTATAATCTCTCATCTCTCCAGCTGTTCGGGGTGGCAAATAACAGGCTACGTGGAAGCATTTCACCCAACCTGGGCCTTGCCTTTCCACGGCTACGATGGCTTCTTCTAGGAGAAAACCAATTCACTGGAGCAATTCCaatttcattatccaatgctaCAAGTCTCAGACTTGCTGATTTCAGCGCCAACAGTTTTAGTGGATCCGTGCCTGTGAATCTAGGAAGTCTTTCGGATCTCGACCGTTTCAATGTCGAGAGTAATCAGCTTGGAAGTAGGGAGGGTGATGACCTGAGATTCCTCACTTCACTGACCAACTGCACTAGTTTAAAAATTATAGGTGCAGGTTCTAATAATCTCTATGGTGAGTTGCCTGGCTCCATTGCTAATCTCTCAACACAGCTAACCATTCTGAGTTTGggagaaaataaaatatttggaaTTATTcccaagggaattgagaatctcaTCAACTTGTATGCTTTGGCTCTGGGAGTGAATTCCTTGGAGGGTACTCTTCCAGATGCTATTGGGGAGCTTAACAAGTTGCAAGTCTTGAGTCTCTCTGTAAACAAATTTTCAGGTCGAATCCCACCTTCAATTGGTAATATTACTCGATTGAGCAGACTTTATTTGCTTGGAAATGATTTCCATGGAAGTATACCATCGAGTTTTGGAAATTGGGGATTTATGGAATCATTGATTATTTCTCAAAATAAATTCAATGGTACCATACTCAAACAAGTTGGCGCGGCTAAAATCGACATGTCTGGTAACTCATTCACTGGGTCTCTCCGGCTGGAAgttgataacttagaaaatattagGGAAATGGACGTCTCTGAGAATAAACTATCAGGTGAAATTCCGGATACGTTGGGAAAGTGTCAAAGCATGGAGTTGCTTTATATGCATGGAAACTTGTTTCAAGGAACAATTCCAGAGTCTCTAAAGAATTTAAAAGGTATCACAGTGCTAGATCTTTCGCGCAATAACTTGTCTGGGCAGATTCCAAAGTATTTCGAAGAATTTCATTTCTTAGAGTATTTGAATTTGTCATTTAATAATTTTGAGGGTGAAGTGCCCAAAGGAGGGATCTTTAGAAATGCCAGCGCAATTTCAGTTGATGGAAATAGAAAACTCTGTGGAGGTATACCAGAACTACAATTGCCAGGGTGCCCTAAGCAAGCTTCTAAGAACAGAGGAAAGCCTCTTTCTCCCAGAGTAAAATTCACAGTCATTACTGTGGTTTTATCTTCGTTTCTCCTGTCATCTATCATTGCAGCTCTTTATTGGAGAAGAAATTCTTCAAAGAGAGCTTCTTCTCCATCTTCCACAGAGAATCAGTTGTTACAAGTTTCTTATGCAGATCTCCTTCAAGCAACTGATGGGTTTTCTTCGGCTAATTTAGTTGGTGTGGGAAGTTTCGGTTCGGTATATAAAGGAGTTCTAGAATGCTTTGAAACACTTGTTGCAGTGAAGGTACTCAACCTCCTACAGCAAGGAGCTTTTAAGAGTTTTGCAGCTGAATGTGAAGCCTTCAGAAACATCCGACATCGAAATCTTGTGAAGATCTTAACGGTTTGCTCGAGCATTGATTTtaatggcaatgatttcaaagctCTAGTGTTTGAGTATCTGCCTAATGGTAGTCTGGAGAAGTGGTTGCATCCAAATGTAGATGAACAACTTCAACTGAGGAATTTGAATCTTACGCAAAGGCTAAATATAGCCATTGATGTTGCTTTGGCATTGGATTATCTTCATCATCATTCCCAAACACCGATCGTTCATCGTGACCTAAAACCAAGCAATGTTCTTCTTGATGATGATATGGTTGCCCATGTGGGTGACTTTGGTTTATCAAGGTTCCTCAATGAAGCTGCAGAAAGTTTCTCTCAAAATCAAACTAGCACATTTGGGATCAAGGGATCAATTGGGTACATTCCTCCag AGTATGGGATGGGCGGTAAGGCGTCCACACATGGAGATGTATATAGTTATGGGATCTTTCTCCTGGAGATGATCACTGGCAAGCggccaactgatgacatgtttaaggACAATCAGAGCCTTCATCACTTTGCTAAGTCAGCTTTTCCCAAGCAAGTAATGGAGATCATAGATCCGACACTTCTCTTAGAAAATGCTGAAGCTACTCAAGACAGTGAAAATCATAATAATTTGAGAAATAGAATGCATGATTGCTTGGTTTCATTGGTCAGCGTTGGTGTATTGTGTTCTGCAGAATCACCAAAGGAACGAATGGAGATGAAAGACATTGTCATGGAATTGCATGCAACTAAAGACTTATATCTCAAGGTTGGAATTCACCGGCAGAGACAAAATAGGCCCTTATTGTTAGGTGAAGGTTCATCTCACCTCAGTAACTACTAA